The genomic segment TGTTGTATCTTAGTGTGTAGAGGCTGCTTAGGTGTCTCATGCATCTTGAGATATTACCTTCAGGAGTCTAAGAATATGGTAGTGATTGGCCATCATACAATAGGCAGCGATATTGACCTTCCATAGTTCTGTTGCTTCAATTAAAAGATCGAGAAAAAGACCGTAATCCTGCTTATCTGAAAAAAAGTTATTATTTCATTGCAGATATTAACTATAAACTAAAGGGCCAATATCCACCCCCAAGCGGCCCAGCCCCTGCGATCAGGTGCAACCGCCTTGTCATAAGCTCGCACACCTTTTAAAAAATGTATCAACTTGCCGTTTATACGCAATTTTTTCCAGCTTCTTTAGCAGCATATACGCCTTTATCTGCCTCCTTAATTAACTCTTCATAGCTTTTCATGTCAGGCAATCGAGAAGAAACGCCAACACTAATGCTGCCATGCCAAGGTTCACCACCAGTTGATACTCGAAGTTCCGATACGGTTTTACGGGTCATTTCTGCGATATGCTTTCCACCCTCTATATCCGTATTAGGACAGATAATAAGAAACTCATCACCACCAAGGCGACTCACAACATCATCATTTCGCAAGGAATGCTGAAGTGTTTTAGCCAATTGTGAATCGCAATAGCAAGTGGCAGACAGTTAGAGAGCGAATATAAAATCAATCAAAAACCTTACGGTCGAAGATTCCCACTTCTTATAGAGGGAATCTTTAATCCAGTTAATATTTTAGTATATTAACAAAAGTATTAGCCGAAGGCAAGGGCCTCTTCGTGAGAAGTTTGTAATGGTCAAGTAAAAACTGACACCATATTTAAAGATGCTTTTTGACATTGTTCTTTTTTCTTAAGTAAATGGGCTTTTATAACCCAGGAGGAGAGTCGGAGGAAATTCAGGAACATTCTATACTCCTTATGTCAAGCAAAAATGTGTAAAATATAAATTACCACATACGACTTTCATCTCTGCCATTACTTCTAAAATTTCTTTTCTCACATTGCGTATTCTATCAACTATCATTTGTGCTTCGAATACTGCCGCTGAATTTACCGGCAAGCCAACCGAGTTTTCGGCGGCGTCATATATTTTTCTTAACCGTTGAATCTGCCGATCCCCGCGATCTGTCGTTGTGACATTTTGCCTGGCCTATTAAATCAGCTATGTTGGCGCTGTCTTTAGAATCGTTTTATCCCAGCGGCCATCTAAAAGCTGCCTGTTATCCTTTACAGCTTTTCCTCCAACAAGTACTACCTCATAACCATTTTCAATCAGCCAGTTAGCTAAAGGATTATGGTAATTACCTGTTGGCTCCATTCCAAATACTACGTTATTCAGTTGATGCTGATGCATAATAGTAGGCGATATTTAGAAACAAATACCAAGTGGTATTTGCAGTCCCACATTACATGTAATAATGATTTCCAATCCTTCAGAGGTTCTTCCTCCTGCTCCTTTCCAGAGCTTTCCCTGAGGAAGAACCTATACCTTGTTTTCTCCCCCGCCGGAACGGTCGAACCTTTTAGGATCGCACGGGCATAGCCCGTGGTTTAATTAACAGCAATTATTTTTGTCAATTTCGTTCAACAATACATATGTAAAAAATGAACCCGATAATAGCAACAGTCAGAGCGAGAAGCGATATTAATCCCGATGTTAAAAAGCATATTAAAATGGAACTTCTTCAAAAATCACTTAAACAAAAAAAGGGTCCAAGAACGATAAATGAGAAATATCACTTAATCCCTTGAACCCTTTAACAATGAACAACCACCTTTAATTCCCCCTTAGTTAATGGGGGAAAGTGAGTCGTTTAAACCTTTCAAAAAACGCGAACTATTTTTTTTGTTCGTATGCTTTTTCTATCATCTGCCCTTTGGCACCAGGACCTGCTGCTCTTTCCAGTGTATTGGGAGGAATAATTGTAATAGATGTTCTGCATTTTAGTTTAATATGCATTGCATCTTCCAATTCCTTTTTAAGAGCATTTTTATCATCTTCCGAACTAATATCCATTCCACATTCCACTTTGATCTTCATTGGTGGCGGTACACCGGGTCCGGGTTGTTCCAATACTATTCTCATCTCTCCTGTAGTTTTCGGCTCTAATGAACTGACAACATTTTTGATAGCCGCGGGATAGACATTTACTCCTTTTATGATAAGCATATCATCGCTTCTGCCAAGGATCTTGATTCGTGGGAATTTCCATCCGCATTTGCATGTTTCCGTAAAAACCTGAAAGATATCTCCGGGAGACCACTTGAAGAAAGGACGCGCCATCCATTGAAGATTAGTCATTCTGCTTTCTCCAACCATGCCGTCTGTAATATTCCTGATCGGCTCTTTTGTAGTCGGATCAACCAGATCTTCCATAATCAAGATGAAATCACGAGTCAACAAATGCATTCCCTGATATTCATCCAGATCGCATGATCCACCTATATAGCCACCAAAAGAATCATAAAGGCGGCAACGATAGGCATCTTCAATCTTTTTCTTTACAGCCGGTATGGCAGCAGCGGGAGCAC from the Pseudomonadota bacterium genome contains:
- a CDS encoding GGDEF domain-containing protein, with amino-acid sequence MSATCYCDSQLAKTLQHSLRNDDVVSRLGGDEFLIICPNTDIEGGKHIAEMTRKTVSELRVSTGGEPWHGSISVGVSSRLPDMKSYEELIKEADKGVYAAKEAGKNCV
- a CDS encoding phenylacetate--CoA ligase family protein, whose amino-acid sequence is MIDYDKELAELEDMPADELRQLQMTKLKKQIKYIYDNSPDFYQKKFDEIGVKPEDIKTWDDFRNLNLYFAKTDDRETQTASSEKYGHPFGTNLCAPIDKIIHLGSTTGTTGEPTFPYLFTKEDYEIHHHMAGRHFWKMGLRPGERVLYAAGAANLAGLRIYEHALRWYGCLPIPIGAEAGTEKILRMLDVTKPTTLLATGPLIEYLIEATPKILKKDVSQLGLTRLISSGAPAAAIPAVKKKIEDAYRCRLYDSFGGYIGGSCDLDEYQGMHLLTRDFILIMEDLVDPTTKEPIRNITDGMVGESRMTNLQWMARPFFKWSPGDIFQVFTETCKCGWKFPRIKILGRSDDMLIIKGVNVYPAAIKNVVSSLEPKTTGEMRIVLEQPGPGVPPPMKIKVECGMDISSEDDKNALKKELEDAMHIKLKCRTSITIIPPNTLERAAGPGAKGQMIEKAYEQKK